In the Topomyia yanbarensis strain Yona2022 chromosome 3, ASM3024719v1, whole genome shotgun sequence genome, one interval contains:
- the LOC131687935 gene encoding uncharacterized protein LOC131687935, whose protein sequence is MKSICCLFALIVISAASTIPMPSNGRLPVGAPQPHPALFRVARATEVPESPKDSSTKQEVVESSADDMDKAETFGFGFHKHIHISPSYGGYYGGGYYPSYPYAYNYGYNYPYYY, encoded by the exons ATGAAATCG ATCTGCTGCCTGTTTGCACTTATTGTAATTAGTGCTGCGAGCACGATTCCGATGCCATCGAACGGCCGACTGCCAGTTGGTGCCCCTCAACCACATCCAGCACTGTTTCGCGTAGCGCGGGCGACTGAGGTGCCAGAATCTCCAAAAGACTCTTCCACAAAGCAAGAGGTTGTCGAGAGCAGTGCGGATGATATGGATAAGGCTGAAACTTTCGGATTTGGATTCCATAAACACATTCATATTTCCCCATCTTACGGTGGCTACTATGGCGGGGGTTACTATCCGTCTTATCCATATGCGTACAATTATGGATATAACTATCCGTATTATTACTGA